The Metarhizium brunneum chromosome 3, complete sequence DNA window CATCTTGGGCGTAGAGGCTCGCCAATTTACTCTGCCGGCGGGAGTAGACACGAGCTTCTCCGGTGGGAGCCGGTCTGAGCTGTCTTTCACAGCCGTCAAGTGACGTCGCACAACATGCTCCCTCTGGGATCCgggttggagatggctggGGGAAGGCAGGGAAATCCCTGTAGGGTTGACGTTGTGCGACTTTGGTTATCTGCCGGCTTTGATTGGCGGCAGATTGGTGCGAGGATGCCAAGCGTTTCAAGGCTTCAGACGAAGAAGCTTTGTCGTCCGTGACACAAAGGACCCCGCGGTCCTAGTATGTCGTTTGGAAATAGGCTTGCATCATGTCTGTATCATGTGACTTTTATTGCGAGTAGGCGGTTTCGTCTGGATAGAGTCGATGCCCCCTTTAGCATCAGTGAAGACTGCATTTGTCCGCTGTGTAAATTGCTATTGCGTGTTGTGCTTGTATTATCATTTGACGTCGGAGGGAAACAACAAACAACTTGGTAAATTGCTATTGCAGTATTTCCAATATGCTTGCTCACGGCATCAAAGCCGGTGGGTTGATTGAAACTGAAAGGCTTCAATAAACGCATCAAGGGCTCGGCATGATTTATAGTGAGTAGCTCTGGCGCTGCGATTATCTAGTCTTGGGGCGAAAACTAAATCAACTAGGGAGCTCGTAGCAACTTCGTTCGATAGCAAGTGGCGGCTCACAATTTGGCACTTGACCTCAAAGCTACAGCAAGTCTATAGTTGCCGATATTTACATCCAAATTCCCTAGCTACATGTCCAACTTTATATGGGATGGCTAGCTTGTAGTTGTCCCGCTGCAGTTTCCCTCTCAAATGGCCTGTCTTGATTTACTACTTGCCATCACAAATGAACTAGACCAAGCAAAAGGGAAATGCCACTTCCACAACTGGCTTTAACAATGAAACCTTGTATACCTCTTGGTTGTAGATTCCCCGTACTTCTACCCCTTGACACCGGACTAGCTCCTGCACTGTGAGGCTCGTCACCACCGCGTCGTAATTTTTCTCGGAAAAGTTTGGCAAACAGAGCGTGCGTATTTGCATTCAACTTTGTAGACGTCATGCCGAGACGGGATTTTATCCCGCCACGCTCGCAAAAGACCGCATGTTGGATTATTTCAGCACATGCAGTTTTGATTCCCAAACTAGGTCTGACGACAATGCAAGCCCCTGTCATACGTATAAGCAAAGCGCCGAGCCGGACAGGTGAAAATTAAAGCTGCCGCTGGATTCGGGCTCGTTGAAGCTATGAAATTTAGTCTTGTTGATGTTATTGATGTTattgatgtcgatgctgtTGAGGTGCGGGTGACGTGTAGGCCAAGGTGGCCTTGGAAGGTGCCTGCGGCCTCTAACACCAATAGCAGCAGGCTCACAATAATGCACAAAGATATACACTGGCATTAAGATCCAAGCTCATAATAGTAATTTAATGTTATTTAGACTAATTCTAGGTCAAGTTTAAACTACATGAGGCTTGTGATTATGGCGGCGCAGCACTCAgagactccagatgtccagatgtcacaTTAAAGAAGTAAAGCGGGAAGGTACGTTTTGTAGCTCTTGCACATTCAATTTTCAACAGCGCTTTGTTTGATGACCCTGAGCATTTAAAGGCATCCAGTGTATTTGGGTAAAAAAATGATGTCGTcactcatcatcatccccgGCCGCTTCGACCGACAAAGCAGCAAACTCCCCTCACCATGTCTTGGAACATGTTGCCTCGCCAGATTAGGAACGACGTCTTGGCGCGCGTCGTGGAAACTGCGTACAGCAACGACGAACCCCTTGCTGGGTACGCAAGCGTCTCCCGAGATTGGCAGGCCTTCTTCGAACAGCACACGTTCTGCTCCCTGGACGTCACGCCAGGCGATCTCGACATGTTCGAGACGTCGTTCCAAGAGCCAGGACGGAAGAGATGCCTCCGGCGCGTCGGCCTGGTGCTCGACCTCCCCCAACACCCGCCGATCCGACTTCATAACGACCAGGGCGCCACAGAGGAGGAAACAGCCCTGCTGCTGATGCGGAGGATCTGGGGCGGCGGGCCCCGTGACTCCTTTTATCCTCCCGAGCTGAGCCATCAAAAGACGCTGGACGACATGGCCCTCGTCTCCGGCATCTCCTCTCTCTTTGGCATCTTGGCGGCCTGGACACGACACCAAGTCTCGAGCCACGGCGTGGCCCTCGAAATCATCGCAGACTCAAAGAGCTATTGGCAAAAGATGGCGGAAAGAATGCGAAGATACGGCGGAATACCGGCCACCCCTGGGATGCCCGTACCGGGCCCGTGGGTATTGAGCAGCACGCAGTTCCCAGCCGCGTTTTTCTCCTTGTCACAGTATGACTGGCAAGGGCCCGTCTGCGCTGCCCAAGAAGACTTCAATTTCGAACTCGGCTTGAATCACGGAGGCGCGCCCATGGAGCCGACGAGGTCGTCCGCGACGAGAGGCTGCCGGCAGTGGTTCCCCAGCGTCAGCgtcatctcggccatgtctGTCCTGCGCAGGACTGTTCGACGCTTCCACCCCGACGCCCTAGGTGCCATTATTTGGAGTCTGCCCTGCCTTCGGATGTTGGACTGGCAGCTCCGGCCACTGGTGGCGTGCAAGAGCAAGCGTCCGCTTGACCTCGACATTGTCCACGTACTGTTCTCTCTGCCCATGTCGCTGCGACACTTGCATATTACCCAGGTGCACACGTATTTCCTCCGGTACTGGCGTGGGGATTACGAACCCGACGGCGTGTTGTTCAGAATCCTTTGGTACAGGCTCTCTGAGCTCAAGAGCCTCTCTCTCGAATACGATGGCCACACGCTTGAGTCCTACATGGCGAACAGTACCACACTGTGGCCAAACCTGGAGAGCCTTATTTTGTCGGCAAAAGGATCCATAGGGGACAGCCCGACCCACGACTTGAACCGTCTGGTGCGGAACGCCGTCTACATGCTGCTGCGAACGCCCAGGCTGCGGTCCATGATGCTGTACGACACCACTGGTCATGGCGTTGGCTGCTTCACCTGCCGATTTGAGGAGGATACGCTTGCTCTTAGATTCAAGTGCAGTTGGTTCTTTGTCCCGGACGCGGACTCGATGGCATCTTGGCGGGACATGGCGGTAGCACTGGGAATCGAAAATATCTCATGGGATTCTGAGATTGCGGACATTTCTCACATCATAGAGTACATAAACGGGGTTCGGATCAGAATTCCAATATTGATGGGGGGGGATGAATTATGATCAATTCCATCTGCAGAAGCTGTCCACGAGGCTCATGTATGGGCCCAGTCTCGGACAACGATTGTAAAGTATACTACACAGAGGCAAAGCTTCGGTTTATTACTTATTGTCCCTCGATAGATGGCTTCAATCGGGGACCACTGTTCAATTCGATTCATAGCTACCCAATCGTGACGTTAGCATTCTATATTCAAGTTTAACATTGCTTTGGTTCAGTATCATGCGTGAATAACAAGATAGACCTTTAGCCAGTGCAGGTGGGCAATCTCTCCTCTGCCTTTGGTAGCTTGACGCTTCAATTTCCAGCTTTCGTAATTAACTGGCCTGGCTTTATTTGTCCATGTTGATGCTGCTATTCAATGAACCGCAGCGAGTCAGGGGAGAGATGAAAACCATTGACTCCTTACGGGCCTCCCAAGTACGGAAATGTCAGCTCCCCCTTTCCAGCGAAAGTAGCCTCCAGGTAACTACTTGACTAGCAATCAAATCTTGCATGCCTATTTTCATAGCTTGACGGATCCATTcatacatgcatacagtCTTGAAACTTGCACCGTACAATTTGTCAATTCGCTGAGCTAATTGACCGAATGGCACGGCTACTGTAGTGGCGGAACGCAATGCTATACTCTTTCTGCCGCTACTTCAAAAGCTTGTTTGAAGTCAAAGAAGCCCTGGGCATTTCGAATGTCTGGCACCATGCGATTCAATATTGGGAATCGAGTTACCCAGTGCAtagcgtcgtcgtctggcGCTCCGTCTCCAATGATGCAACAAGGATGAGGTATCACAAGAGGAAGACCTGTCTTGGTGATGGCttttccaaaaaaaaaaaaaaattcgTTTGCCCCTTTCGATGTCGTGAAACCTTAGCCATTAGACCGAGGTGGATGTGCAGCCATAAATGTCGGCGAGGTGGAATATCCTCCACTCTGCGAGACTACCCTCCCAGATGAAATAAAGTGAAGAGGAATTCGCTTCGGAAGCGCTATCCCTGCCGAGAGTGCGAGGAAATATCGTTTGCACCTCGGACAGATTGATAAGAGTCGAGACATTGCATACACATGTGTTGTTGGGGAAATTTTGTAACAGAGTAGCTGTAATTGTCATATTTAAATGGACAATTGTCCCTCAGCCCCAGCATATGTAATCCGATCAACATTCTCCCCCAGGAAATTAATCTCTGTCAAAGATAATCCTACATATAGCAGAACTTGTCAGGCTACCCAGGCATACAGTAACCTTTTCACCATGCATAACCTGAGGTGAGAAACCAGGCGGTACAGCTGTACAGTGCACTCTGAAGACACTAGCACCGGCCAGCAAGACTGCCAGTATTTCCGGTCCGAGAAACCCCGGTGCTCCAGCTAGGAGGAATTTGACGTCTTTTTTTCGCGTGTTGTAACTACTCTCGGCGGGCAGTGAGCCTCTTTCTTTGCTGATCAGGTCCGCCATTTCCCGCAAACTGCTGGCTTGGTGAAAAATTATATAGCGGTGAGGTTTGCCTCGCGCGGATATTGCGgacgccggcggcagggGCCGGGCTGAAGCCGAAGTTGGAGACCCAGATGCCGGCCGGCGCCCAGCAGCGACGAGGCGAGAGTCGGCATTGGCACCGGGCCAGAAATCTCAAGGCTACTTAAGTATATTGCGCATGGAGTGGGGCGTGGGCTTTGTCTTCCATCACACGACCGCCGTCAACATAAAACTGTGCGTACAACAGTTAGTGTTTTGCTCCAAAGTCAATCAGGAGTCAATACATCCCGCGGCCAACGCAACCCATACTTTGCAAATTTCAGCCCAATACCCACGAACACACAAAACACGCAATTGCACACTCAAAAAAGGGCACAAATTCCCATCCAAAGACATGTTGACCCTCGCCATCCCAGGCTGCCGGCCTTCCACGCACTGTCTCGCGAGGCAAACTCCACACGATCCAAGGCGCAAGCCACGACATACGCATCCGGCGACTGCCTACGTCAGCTGCCAAACTGCATAGCTACAACGCCGGTGGCCAAACCAGAAGAAAAATCACTTGACACAaagcatatatatataccacATCACCGCACCAGTCACCGCACACGCGCGCGCTTCCCGCGATGCCCGTTACCGAgttcgccatcatctgcctccgcggcggcggcttcgacgagctcgacttCCTCGAGGCGCTCATGGAGGTGCAGGAGATCCAGGACAGCTGGACGCGCGTCAACCACCCGTACAACCTGGAGCCCAACAGCAACCTGAGCAGCATGTACATTGAGCACAGCGACCGGCCGTCGCTGCTCATCACGGCGCCGTGGGACTCGCCCGAGGACCACGGCGAATGGATCCGGTCCACCGACAACCAGATGTGCAACGCCAAGCTGGCGCACTACATCAAGCCCGGGTGCAGCTCGGCGCTGCTGCAGCACCTGAGCCCGGCCGGCAAGGACGAGCAGCTGCGGCGCGCGTTCCTGAACAAGGACAGCTTCAGCGTCGCCAGGGTCACGGTCGAGCCCGGGGTCAAGCGGGACAAGCTACAGGAGGCGTACgagagggaggagagggaCGTGGATCTCATGGAGGGGGATCAGAAGCTCTGGGCGGGGTGGAGGATCGAGAAGCGCGATGGGAACGAGGAGCTGGTTGTGTTTTGGACCGACGAGGTGCCCGAGGGGACGGTGCAGAAGCTTATTGCCTTGGGGGACGGGAGTGAGCAGAGGCGCTTCAGGCACGTCGTGTAGGAGCAAGTTTTTTCATCTGTATCGTGCTTCTTCCCTCTTTTGTTTGTCTTCACTTCGTTGTTGGCAGTCGGCGCAGAACATGGCACGTTGCTACTGTGGTGGGGGGCGAAACCGTTTCGACATGTAGTTCTTGGTAGTGTGCTTCAAAAATCGTCCTTGTTCAGCTCTATTCGAGTGCCGCGCATTCTGAGCACATGAAATGCAAAGGTATCCCGAGACGCCCATTCGTGCATGTAGATTCCTTTTTTTGGTTTAATCCATCACCGTCCGCTTTCCTCCCGGCAGCCCATTTCCTCGCTTTACCGCATCGTCATGCTtagttcttcttcttgccaacCTCGGCGATGCTCAGGTCTGCAAAATGGCACGTTAGTAAATAGTGGCCGGGGTCACactttgccgtcgccgatTCGCCCGATGGATAGGAAATTTCCCCCAACGAGTTCACAGGACGAAAACACGGTCTGGGAGAGGGCAATTCGGCGCGTACTGGGAGGCAGGCTCTGCTTCAActtctcggccttgtcggTGTCCTTGAGCACCAGGGTGTACAGGTGAGTCTGGCAGCGGACCTTGAACTTGATGTTGTTGgacttcttgttcttcttgatcCGCGCGGCTGCAAAATTTCAACAGTTAGAATTCAATTCCCACACACGCAAATAGGGCGTTCTAATATCCCCGTAATGTCAAGTAATTCACGGGGGCGGGCGTTCGCGTTCAACTACTGGCAAAGAAACATACAGGAAGCGTCCTTCCGACGGCAGATCTCGATGAACTGCACATATCTCGTTAGTCATGTAACAAAAAAAATCTCACATTCGTCAGACGCAATTGAGGAACTGCAAACGCACCTTCTTGATATCGGCGACCTCACGAGGCATTTTGGCGGTAGTTCGATAGGTCTGTCTGTACAGAGTCTTGACAAGGCACGAGTTGCGGAATCGATGGATTTTGGAGAATTAATTTTGTGCGCTGCTTTCTCGCGGGGGCCGCGCACAGACCAATGGGGACAATGTCGGGTACGTACCGTGAGGCTGGTGGCATGCAAAGTGGGGCCAAAGTGTGGCGTGTGGCTGTCGCAGGGGATCGACTGAATGGCATGGCGAGGCAACGGGCTTAGAACTGATGCGCCACGTAGCTTTTCGCCCAGGCGACGTCACCACTGCGAATCACGTCAAGTAGACACCGTTCCAATATAACTTACTAAATATATACTGTCCCCTTTGACAAAATCGCAGTGCATATTATTTCTTCACAATTTTTGCGATTCTCTTTCTGGTTGAGAACACAGAAGATCAGTGTCGTCTAGGACCACCTACCCGGCATCAAGATGCCAACACCACTGGACAATGCGATGAGGTCAAAGGTACGGACTGAAGTGGAGTTTGGGACGGGATGTACGGTTTCCTgtaattttttatatacaTTCGCTAACTGTAGTTAGAACATGGTGCTTGGTGAGCCATTTATTTCTGCTATCACCATGTACCACTAACCATGCGCAGCGTTTGGGGGCGCGGTTGTTGCGGCCGCCGTGTGGACAATATGGGGCACCGATATGTTTCCTGCAGAACCAGACCCAACAGGTGACCCCGAGAGTTGGACTCGAGAGGAAATGAGAAGGTGGTTGGCGGCTGTAAGTACCACGAGTTCATCAGCCATATATAGACTGATACTTCTCTACAGCGGAACCTATTCCCGAGTGAGAGTGATACAAGAGAGCAGTTGCTCCTACGAATCCAGGCCAACATGAGAATTGATAGGAAATAAGACGCAGGGCTAAAAGGTATTAATATGTACTACATCAATGTTTAATGCATGAATGAGACTTCATGATTGACTGTGAAATGAGTACAAAGAAGCTTAGTTCATTATGTGCCAATTAAGTTGTTTATCAGGCAAGGCCCCGTGAAAGTAACACATGCGCCTGGCCGTACTCAAGCACGAGAACCGTAACTTGCCCCGTCAAACACCATGAAATACACGCATCACAATGCGTTAGAAAGCCAGGAAGATTGGTGATTCAAAATGAAGAaccccccccaaaaaaaaaaaaagagctaAGAAAAAAGCACTGTCCGCTGGTTTTGCCTCATCGCGGAGGGCCATTGATTATACCACGGAATTCGCATGCAGTAGATGAGGCATCCTACTTCAACTTGTCTCTTCCCAGAGCCGGCGCGGGCATGCGTTCTGGATGCCATTTCTGAGTAAAATGTCTGCTACCAAACCCGAAGTTTCTTCCCTTTCCGGTATTCCGTTGCCGAAGTGGTAAGCTCCCAGTCACCccatttcttctcttcaCTGATTCTAGTCACCTGAATCGTCAGCATCTGTCGTTCTTTGGATACCGCGCACAGAGATTTGAACCAGGCCTTCTCCCGTTTCACATCAGGGCCAGGCGGAGGAATGCACAGTGTCTTGAGCTTGGGAGCCCAATTTGGATGCGCCAGCAGGGCATCAAAGGAAGCTTGTGTAATCTTGTTTGCAGAGGGGCCGGAAAGCTCTAAATAGGTTATCTTAGGGCAGTTGGAGAGGAAGGCGATGAGCATGGCGTCAGTCTGGAATTTGCGGCATCCTTGCAGTCTTACGAAACGCAAGCTGGCACGGATACATGCGCGCCAGTCGCACAGTGGTGCCGGGGGTGAGTTCATTCGCATTGTGCGCGCCATAGCTGACATCTGTATACTGGAACTCGAAGTGTGTTAGGTTGCGGCAGATGCCTGTGCCTATGGATATAAGCTGCTCGAAATGTCGACTACAGGATGGGACGAACATAAGCCATTTATCACTGTCATGCATGGGGACCATTGGTCCAAAATTTGGAAAGCTTTCTTACTCAGTCAGGACAAACGAGCTCCCAAAGCCCAGTTTCTTTGTCCGGTGGCCCAGTTTCGTTTGCCAACTTTTCTCCCACTCCGCATCAGACTGAAAATAGACTTCCACTTGTCCCTTGGAATCGGGCCGAAGTGCCTGGAAAGCGTTGGCGACCTTCTTGACGGGAGGGGGCGTGTTGGAATCCGCAAGAGCTCCAACTGCAGCTGAAGTAGCTCCCGCAGAGTTGTCGGGCGGGTTGGAATCTGCAGGAGCTTCAGCTGCAGCAGGGGAAGCTCCCACAGAGATGACCGGCGGGTTGGCTATCGACGTTGACGCGTCCTTGGCGACCCCTTTTGTAAAAAAAGATTCTATGCTGAGTTGCTGTGCATTGCTCTCGAGGTGCGAGTTCTTTTTCGTTGACCGAACAGGCGGCATTGTGCCTCTGGCGCGACAAGATCTGGGATGAGAAGGATGGATTGAGGCTACAAAGGGAACTCGTGATCACGGCAGCATGTCTGATATTTCCTCCATGCCGTCAAACACCAGATGAAGGACGCGTCCCACTATCAACCAGCCAATCAGTCTCGTTTGTACCTTGATGCTCAAGTACAGTGAACCGGGcctataataatatacttcGCGAGGCCCCTCTTATCGTTATTTGGCGACTATCATAAAGGTGCGATTATTATAGGGTATATATCTATATTTGTTATAAGGTATATTTACAAGgataggtttttttttgaccGCGTTACGGCTAGAAAAACGCGCTGTGCGCCTTAAATGTGGGCCCCTATAGGCCCCTTGTAGGCCTCACATGTGGGGCCCTATAGGCCTCAGCAGGCCCCTAATAACGACATCTGGATAAAAGCCCTGATTTATATGGTGACTAAGCCTGATGCCTACGATATTATTAGTAACCTGAATATTAACGATTTATTAGGGAAAAACCTTAGATGACCGTGAATTATCGTAATAACCTGACTATCGCTAAGATACATGATCGTTGTAGAGCAGGTTCACTGTACTCTGTATTGCGTTGACAACCTGACATTGCGGGTGGCCCCACTCTCTGCCACTTTTGCTTTTTTAGGCCTGTGCAGAAGAACCGGACTGGCTGGGACACTTGAGTTCCAGGTACCTCCCGCGACTTGTGACCCAGGCTTTGGTGGCCATTCAAGATCAGGCTTTGGGCTGGTGAAGACAGTCTGGTTGCACAATGAGGTGGCAAGTCGTGTTGGCATTTGAGTTTGAGCTCTGTTTTTAATTCCACGTTTCGCACATTTACTCCTATTCAATTAGCCGTTGGCTGTCGAATCACCACTGTCCTTGGGTAATGATAAATCTCCCCTAGCTGGACTAAGGACTGAGGACCAAACCACCTGGACTCCTCGCACGTGCCGGCTGATGGAGGAGGCGTTTCGACGACCTGCACCTCAAATTACCAATGACCATCATCCAAACCCTACACGGAAGCGA harbors:
- the rpl-38 gene encoding 60S ribosomal protein eL38, whose product is MPREVADIKKFIEICRRKDASSARIKKNKKSNNIKFKVRCQTHLYTLVLKDTDKAEKLKQSLPPNLSIAEVGKKKN